The following DNA comes from Leptospiraceae bacterium.
ATATTCCTCTTTGGTAAGGATCATTGATAGGAAGCCCACTATTCATTAGCCATCGAACTTTCCATGACAAAAACAAAGGATCCAAATCCTCATCCACAAACAAATAAGCATAATTATGATATTTTTTTAATGTAGGGCTTTCTGATCTTCCTATCAGGATTTCTTCTAACTGCTCTTTTGTATAACGACTTGCTACCGTAGATAAATCGGGTCCTATCCTTTGCATCCCTATGGGGAAAGGAGCAAAAAAGAGAAATTCATTTGGCTCAATTGAAGGATCGTAGCCATACTTTTCGAAATCTATATATCTTTTGATTTCTGAAGTTTGAGTTCTTACATTCAAAGTATGGCAATATTGACAACCCTCTTGGTAGTATATTTCTGAACCCTTTAATACTAATGGGTTTTCAGGTATTTGCGTAAAAGAATGTTTTCCATGCAAATCGACCTCAAAAGAAAAGTAAACAGTTATAGCATAACCTATAACTAAAATTAAAACTATGGTGAAAAATAATCTTATGGGTTGCTGTATCATATTCATCTCCTATGCCGTTTTTTCTGTCAGAAATTCTTTCGTTTTGAATGCTATAGGAACTAATAAGAATGCTATAATCAAATAAACTATATCAAGTATGATTTTTACATAGTGAACAAAACTGGTTTTCGATAATATAACTTCCCAGCTATTATTCACGATATTGCCGTCCTTCATTTCATAAATTGCGAATGATTGTAAGATACTTTCTAAACCAAATAATAACATTATGATAATAAATATAGCTAAGAATGTGTTTGATAGATAAGGATGAATGGGTTCTTTTAATTGATGTTTTTGATAGGCAGTATATAAGAAGTAAAGTGGCATCAATAAATATAGAACTTTATTTGGAAGAATCAAAACATCAATACTTGTATATTGAATATACCTATAAATGATTGGTAAACTTAAAATTGTATTGACTAAGAAAAAGATGCTCAACGCTATTCCAAAAACAGGAATAGTAATATAATGCTCTTTTTTGGTTTGGTAATATAAATTATGTAAATAATACATAAACCCTAAGAAAAGTAGATTGATTACAGAATATACATAATTTCCAATCCATGTCCAAAAATTTTGGTAAGGAGAGTTCCCTAAACCAACGCCACCCGAAATAGAAACTAAAACGGCAATCATGATAAAGAAAGAAGAGAAGTTTATACCTTCATCAT
Coding sequences within:
- a CDS encoding cbb3-type cytochrome c oxidase subunit II translates to MIQQPIRLFFTIVLILVIGYAITVYFSFEVDLHGKHSFTQIPENPLVLKGSEIYYQEGCQYCHTLNVRTQTSEIKRYIDFEKYGYDPSIEPNEFLFFAPFPIGMQRIGPDLSTVASRYTKEQLEEILIGRSESPTLKKYHNYAYLFVDEDLDPLFLSWKVRWLMNSGLPINDPYQRGI